The Vidua chalybeata isolate OUT-0048 chromosome 17, bVidCha1 merged haplotype, whole genome shotgun sequence genome contains the following window.
GTGTGTGCTCTgtgcaaaaaaatcccacttttcaTTGCCACCTGGTAACTGCCTTGGAGAAAGATAAAGCACATCAATGTGTGAAACAGTTCTGAAATAACCAGTGAAAACACGGGTGGCCATGGGGGCTGCAGAGGCCACAAGTGGGTTTTAACATGAACTGTGCTCAGACATTACAGCCACGATCAGCACTCAGAAGAAGCCATTTCTGGCTCagttctctccctgctgccaagGGTGACACCACTGTCCTTGCCCTGGATCTTCTTCCTTCTAAGGGACTTtatgagcagctgctggagtaGGCAATGTGCTGAGACAGGGATTTAGTCCAACTCACTGAGGCGGCCACAAGGTACAGATATGAAATGGAGAGAACTCCCAGAGTGGTTACAATCCATTATCCCAATGGGCATGGCATGGACATGATACTCCCAGAGTGATTACAACTCATTATCCTAATGGGCATGGAATGGACAGGATGCCGAAAGTGATTACAATCCATTATCCCAGTGGGCATGGCATGGACCAGATTCCCAGAGTGGTTACAACTCCTTATCCCAATAGGCATGGCATGGACCAGATTCCCAGAGTGGTTACAACTCCTTATCCCAATAGGCATGGCACGGGCAGGATTCCCAGCGTGGTTACACTCCCTTACCTCGGCGGGCATGGAATGGACAGGATTCCCAGGGTGTTACAACTCATTATCCCAATGGGCATGGCACGGACACGATTCCCAGCCTGGTTACACTCCCTTACCTCGATGGGCATGGCATGGACACGATTCCCAGCCTGGTTACACTCCCTTACCTCGATGGGCATGGCATGGACACGATTCCCAGCCTGGTTACACTCCCTTACCTCGATGGGCATGGCATAGACACGATTCCCAGCCTGGTTACACTCCCTTACCTCGATGGGCATGGCATAGACACGATTCCCAGCCTGGTTACACTCCCTTACCTCGATGGGCATGGCATAGACAGGATTCCCAGGGTGTTACAATTCATTATCCCAATGGGCATGGCACAGACACGATTCCCAGCCTGGTTACACTCCCTTACCTCGATGGGCATGGCATGGACATGATTCCCAGCCTGGTTACACTCCCTTACCTCGATGGGCATGGCACTCTTGGCCAGCATCCTCTCGGTGTCCAGGATTTTGATGGAGGCATCGGCCGAGCCCGTGGCTATCAGCTGCCCGTCCCTGCTGTAGGTGGCCACGCGGCAGGGCCCCTTGTGGGAGGTCACGTAGCAGGTCTCGTACTCGGACGCCTCGGGGGACATGGTCTGCACGTCGGCGTCGAACTCCAGGTCGATGCCGGTGCCCGGCGCCACGGTGTCCGAGCGGCCGATGGCGTACTGGACGGCGCTGTCGTCGTTCTCCATGCCTGGGGACACGCggggtggcactcagggctggcAGCCTTCCCCTCAGAGCCTGCCACTGCTCCGGGGAAGGTTtgggaaaggcagccctgggggtagagctgagctggcagagcaggttTGGTCACACAGCACTGGGGAGGAGtgagggagagctgggctgcactggagcaggctcagCTCCTCAGGAGCTCTGGGAATACTCCCAGTGAGGATTGGGAAGCGCTGATGAATGCACTGAGAATCAGTCACTGACCATGCACAGGCCTCTGGTCGGCTTTTCACAGGGGAGCAACAAGCCCCAACACTGTTACATGAGTTCTaaagtaaaaaacccaaagtattTATTGattcttttcctattttattaCTCTGAAGCCAAACTATCCCAGcactgcaagagaaaaaagttgCTGGTCTTCAAGCCCACTTCCCAGACTTTCATCTTTATTTCCAAGATCCAGCTACAGACCAGAGAGTTCAGCACTGCAAGTGGCAATAGGGCAGACACAAGAGTTTTCAGCCCAGTGGTGatctttttgctgctttcatcTGCTCATTTCAAGTCTAGAATTTGCATTTCAAACAGACACAAAGCTTCACAGATTTATACCCTCAGAACTCAGCTAGTTCAGGCAGCAGAACCAGTTGAGTTACACATGGTGTCGTGGCCAGGGCTCTTCCAGGACTTGGTCAGCTTGTTCCAAGAGCAGCTCAGGGGTTTTCCCTGTTCTCCCCACACTGTGGCACTTCCAGAGGGAAGTACAGAGGGAGAACAGgtgacagccctgctgagaCCCCAGAGTGTGCAGCTGTTTCCTGGGGACTGATCTAAAAAAGCCAGCAAAGATTGCCAAGGGAAGGACTTGCTCCCTCTCCAACACTGCAGGAACAACCAGACAGGAATCATTTCTTTCTCAAGTCAGCAGAACTGTGAGGCTGAGATTTTCCCTCAGATCTGGGGGCTCAGTGATCCCGTTCACTGGGATGTTTTGAGAAGGTTGGCACTTACCCAGAACCCTGAGTGTCCTTAGAGGAGTTCAAACAGAACTGGGCAACACTCTGGGATCTGGTTTGTTGTTAATCAAACAGGAATTGCCCCACAGAGGCAAAGGCTGTACCAAGATGTACAAGTGCTGTGCTATTACCAGACATCACCTTTGCATCAAAGGTGCCATTCCAGCGACACCAACCTCTTAATTCACTGGGGAATTAGAAACTAGACTTTTATGTCAGCTTTTGATTCCAGCTTACCTAACTTAATTAGGTGCAGCAGTTGTTCAGAGGGTGCACAGACAGACTGTGGTTTGATCTCATTTATCAAGCCATTGGCAATGTTGATGTATCCATCATAGAGCAGCTGACTAATTATCAGTTTGTAAAGTTGCTGACGATCTTTCAAACTGACTTTTGTCCTATACATTGTGAGCAGGGACTGCCTGGGGGGGGCCTGGaatgaagaacagaaatcaCATACGAGAGAGTTGCATGAAACCGCCACAACCTCAGAATAAATCTCAGGGCAGGCACCAAATACTGCTGTGGTTTTGGTGAAAAGCAGAGATGGGGAGAGGaaggggggtgggggaagaggaggaaaaagagagagaaagaagaggaaagggagaagaaaaggtgggagaaagggaaggaaaatatgtgagaaagggaaggaaaatatgtgagaaagggaaggaaaagggaaggaaaagaagggagaaaggggaggaagacagaggagaaaggggaggaatatgggaggaaaagggggaggCAATAGGGataaaaagagaggggaaagggaaggaaaaggggaggaaagacCTGTTGCGCTTGCTTTCTGTGTAAATGAAAATCTCGGCCACAAACCGACGCGGACCGTGCTAAGCGGCAGCAGAGCCGGCAGCATGAGCCCAACGAGCCAGCCGGTGCCGCCGGCGGGCCCGGGCTCCcacggatggatggatggatgcgCGGGGCGCGCACGACAGCACCGCGCCGGCCCCTCCGACCCGCCCTGCGGCGGGGCCCGCGCCCTCCCCGCCCTCCCGCCGGccgcgggcggcgcggccccggcggtGCCGGTACGTACCGAGCCTTCCTTCTGCCGCCCGCGCTCTGCCCCTAAGATGGCGGCGGGAGCGCGGAGCGCAtcgagcggcggcggcggcagcggcgggggcggccgggcccgCAGGACGCTCCTCCGCGAAGGCTGCTGCATCGAGCGCCCGCACATCGATGGGAGGCGGCTCTTGAGGGGGGGGGGCGACACAACGGGGCGGCGTCACGTGAGCGCCACACCCCCCCCGCGTCACGTGGGGGGAAGcgggagcccccccccccccccccccccacctcgGGGTGCGGGGAGATGGCGGGGCCGCGATCCCCGGTCACCGACCCCGCTTCGGGGGCCCCGGGAGCCCCAATCCACATCCCCCCCACACTGGGGATCCCGGGGTCCTCCTCCCCGTTCCCCCTTCCGGGAATCTCTCTCCCCATTTATCCCCTTCCGGGGGTCCCTTCTCCCCATTTATCCCCTTCCGGGGATCCATTCTCTCCATTCCGCCCCTTCCGGGGATCCCGCTCCCCATTCCCCCTCCCCGGGATCCCGAGGGTCCATCCCCCCCGTTCCCCTTCCGGGGGCAGCGGAGGCCGCAGAGCCGCGCTCGGGGCGGGATCGCGGGCGGGGGAGCGGCGCGGGCCCGGCCCCCAGCGGGCGCGGCGGGGGGGAAGAGCCCGGGGCTTCTTTTGTGTCGCAGCCGCAaagctccggagcgccgcttccGCCAGAGCCCGGATCCCAAACACGGCGACGTGAACGGGCTGGGAATGAAGCGGCCGGCGCTGCCGCCCGGCGCTGCGCGGCCCCGTCCCCAGCGCAAACCGTCCCCGCCCCGAGTGCTACTCACGTCAGCCTCGAGAAAGGGCAGCCGGAGCGGGCGCGGGTCGAGCAGCGGGGCTGCCATGCTGCCCATGCCCCGGGGCAGCTGTCGTCTGTCACACGCTGCAGCGACACGGCGACCCGACATCTTCTTTTTACCTATCCTGAACCGCTTGTAAACACCAACACACACAACCAGGGTCTCCTTCGCTCTTGTTTTCAGCACCGCGGAGACAGTGAAAAGTTGCCTCGGCTCGCAGTTCCTCACAAGCCCCGAGTGCCGACCGGAGTTTTTCCTCGCTCGGCGGCGCCTCGCAGGGACCCGGCGGGCTCCGGGCTGCGGGGCAGCAGCGCCTCACGCCGCGCTCCTCACGGGCCGCGTTCGCTGAGCGGCCGCGCTCCCGCTGTCCCGGCGCCTCCTCGGGAGCCGCGCGGGTCCGGGCGCTGCCGGGGGCTGCGACGCGAGGGGTCCGCGCGTCGctcgggccgggccgggcggtgCCTTCGCACTTGGCGCTCGCCCTGAAGCGCTGGCGGCACGTGGCGCTGCCCGGGGCCGCTCGGCCTGGGACGCACCGGGAGGCTCCGGCCCTGCTCGGCCCGtccgggggtgggggggggcacCCACACACAATGGCCCCGCTCGCGCTCGGGCCCACGCGCGGTGGCAGCAGCGCCGCTCCCCGGCCTCGCCCGGGGGTGGGTGGGGGTGTCTCGGGGGGAGTCTGGCGGGAGCGGGACTGACCTGGCGGCGCTCccgggcgcggagcggagcggaggcggcggcggccacAGGTGGGAGCGCGGCGCGTTACGCGATTTGCGTAGCGGAAGCGGCGGCTCGGCCGGCGGGAAGTGCGCGGGCGGCGCGCGCCGGGGAGCGGAGGGGGAGCGCGGCGCTACGCAAAGTGCGTAACGCGCCGCCGCGCGGCGACAACGCCGGCGGAGGGGCGGGCGCGGCTCGTGCGCCCCTCGCGGCGCGGCGGAGCGCGCCCCGCAGCCAATGGGCGGGCGGGCCGCCCGCGGGAGGAGCCAATCAGCGTGCGCGGGCCGCGGGAGGGCGGCCAATGGCGGGCGGCGGGGGTTTAAAGGGGTATTTAAGGCGCGGCGGTTTGAATTCAAACAGCTCCGGCGGCCCTGAGGCGGCGCGGCTGGGGTGAGCGCCGGGCCTGCGTGCGAGGGGGGTGTTGGTTATGGTTCTCTATCGATAGAGAGTGCTAATTGATAAGGGACCCCCGATTTCCTGTGCTCCGCTCGCTGAGCCCCGCTGGCTCCCTCTCGCCCTCAGGCAGAGCCGCACGGGCCGCTCCCGCTATGGACAGGAACATGAAGGAGAACCACGCCGCGTACCCAGGCCGCGCTGCCAAGGTAAAGGTGTGAAATGCGCCTCTTATGCTTTATGTTCCTCTTCCTGAGCAATTTCGTCCGCTGCATCGTTGGTCTCGATGCCTGGGGGTTTGCCAGGTCGGTTCGGGGAGTGGTGGTTTTTAGTTTTCACTTGGTGGATCTGTTTCTCCCCATCACATATTAAGTACCGATTTCAAACGAGTAACTTATCTTTCAGTAGCTTTCTCCTAGAGAAAACAGAGCCCacagctgattttttaaattattgttaatATTAGCAGATCTTATTAAATGGGGAAATCCTCCTTATGTTGTAAGCATTTAAGAGCCCTCAAAGAGAGTGTATAATCAACTTTagatacagtttttaaaagcaagtacTGTGTCAATGTCAGTGTTGACACACATGTGCAGCAGTGCTCAAGATCACCCTgattattgtattttttccatttagaaaTGCAGGCACTTTCTCAGTATTTTATGTAAAACCAAATAGGCCTGATAAGTTTTTGGAAAAGTATaagcaaaatttccttttaatcaACTAAATACATGATTTTTAGTGTTTCTGTTGAAGTGCTTTTGTGTGGCTTTGCCATCCTGAATGGGGCCGTGCACAATTAACGCGTTCTCCTTTCTCTTTGCAGGTCGCCAATCCCATCGGGGATGCTCCCAAACGAGTGCCCGTGTCACAGCactcagcccagagctgctcgCTGACCAGCGGAGCTCCAGCCCGAGTTCTGTGTCCTGCAAACTTCACCCAGCGAGTCCCCGTGCAACCCCAAAAACCCGTGCTGTCAACCCAAAAACTGCCCAGCCACCAAACAGCGCAGCAGCCCCGACCCAAAGTGCCCCAGCAGGCCCCTGTGAGACCTCAGGCTGCAAGCAAGGGCACTGAGAaacctccccaggctgcagcccctggtaATTCTGAGGATGATTTTGTGTGATCACAGCCACGACACTCGGGATACTCCTAAAGCTGCTGCTGATCCAGGGAGGGAAGTTCTTGGTTGTGCCCCCAAACAGAAGAGCAGCACATGGTTCACCTCGGGTGTTACTGCACCATCCTTATGAATTTATCTCTAAATTAACCAATTAGAGACAATATGGTGTTATAAAACTTGCAGGTGCTCAGCAGTCAGCTGGGAGTTAATGTAATTTGTGTTCAGACTTTACAGGTTTTCCAAGATTTGTGCCCAGGGATCCTTTtgtttggggagggggaaagaatTCATGGGTTTTTATGCTCAGAAAGTGttcaaaattgcattttgcCAGCACTGTTTCTTTCCTAGCAGTCAGCTATGCTAGGTTGCTTAAAATGTCATTGAGTGGTTTCTAAAAGCTGCTTCAGATGCTGCACAGGGGTTAATTtgttcctctgtgtgtgttccCATGGGTCTGGTTCATGAAttgatttccttctctgtacACAGCACAAAACCCTGAAGCAGAAAGCACCTCCAAACAGAAAACTGAGGAGACCAAGAAGAAAAGTGAAGAGACTAAAAAGTAAGTTTTATGCCTGAATTCTAGCTAACAGAGCCCTGCTGGAGCTCCTTTGGCTGTGGAGCCTGGTGACCCCCACACCTTGCAGACACCTCACAAGGAAAGCAGCCTTTGACCTGAAAATTGTCAGGAACAAGGACTTGCTGTAGTCTGAAGAAAACCTTGGGCTAAATGCAGAGTAGCTCTTCCCATGGGAGAACACTGATAGCTGCTGCCCCAGTCACGAGATGTGCTCCTGAAAACAGAGCCTCCTTCATgtgggcaggaggctggagtCTAATTTGGGATGAAACTCGATTTGTTTATGGCAAACTTTAAATTGTTTTGCCATGCCCTGGTGATGTGTCTGGGTTAGAAGTATCTGAAGGAGCCCAGCTTGGTAAACAGTCTTCATTTTGTAGTAGCATGGTTGGTGTGGTGTCTGCAAAAGCTtcaggagggaagaaaatagCTTTCAGAACTACCTTTTGAAAAATCTCAATGCCTTTATTCTCTTggtgttttctttaaaatctagTTTAGAGCACTAAGCATCTCTTGAACAGGAATGTTATAAACTGTAACTTTGAGTCAAATCCAATACAACTATCCAGCTTTTAACTTTCCTCTTGCAGAAGGCAATGGTCTCTTGATGACTTTGAAATTGGTCGTCctctggggaaaggaaaatttgggaatgtGTACCTGGCACgtgaaaaacagagcaaattTATTCTTGCACTGAAAGTGCTCTTTAAAACACAGCTTGAGGAAGCTGGTGTAGAACATCAACTACGAAGAGAAGTGGAAATACAGTCTCATCTTAGGTAAAGTTCAGTGACTACTTACTGTTTGTTTGCATCCAAATAAAGTAACCTTGATTATGATGAGGCTTCTTCTTTATGATAAGGTTTTTGTGTGTTGTGAGCTGAAATTCCTGTGCTTGCCTTGAAagtgggagggagcaggacagggaaatTAAAGGTTTTGGCAAACAGCTGGTTCAGAAGATTATTGAAATCTCTTTGCAGGCACCCCAACATCCTCAGATTATATGGCTACTTCCATGATGTGACAAGAGTCTACCTGATCCTGGAGCATGCACCTCGTGGGGAAGTCTACAGGGAGCTTCAGAGGCTCACCAAGTTTGATGAGCAAAGAACTGCTACTGTAGGTGTTCCAGCTTCCTCTCCATTCCTGTATTGGGATATCTGCAGGATAGAGCCAGCCCTTTAGATCAAGTTCTGTATTCTGCTGGGGGAGACTGAGGTTCCTGAGCTGCTAGTTGGCATCTGGGCAGGGAATACTTGGGAGAGTTAGGGCTGTGCAGGAATTTATGCTCAGAATTGCTTAATATTGCAAGGCACAGCCTGTATTGCCAGGCTTCAAG
Protein-coding sequences here:
- the CSTF1 gene encoding cleavage stimulation factor subunit 1 isoform X1; translation: MLPALLPLSTVRVGLWPRFSFTQKASATGLSSPFPSLSPLFLSLLPPPFPPIFLPFLLCLPPLSPFFSFPFPSLSHIFSFPFSHIFLPFLPPFLLPFLFFLSLFPPLPPPPFLSPSLLFTKTTAVFGACPEIYSEVVAVSCNSLVCDFCSSFQAPPRQSLLTMYRTKVSLKDRQQLYKLIISQLLYDGYINIANGLINEIKPQSVCAPSEQLLHLIKLGMENDDSAVQYAIGRSDTVAPGTGIDLEFDADVQTMSPEASEYETCYVTSHKGPCRVATYSRDGQLIATGSADASIKILDTERMLAKSAMPIEVMMNETAQQNMENHPVIRTLYDHVDEVTCLAFHPTEQILASGSRDYTLKLFDYSKPSAKRAFKYIQEAEMLRSISFHPSGDFILVGTQHPTLRLYDINTFQCFVSCNPQDQHTDAICSVNYNASANMYVTGSKDGCIKLWDGVSNRCITTFEKAHDGAEVCSAIFSKNSKYILSSGKDSVAKLWEISTGRTLVKYTGAGLSGRQVHRTQAVFNHTEDYVLLPDERTISLCCWDSRTAERRNLLSLGHNSIVRCIVHSPTNPGFMTCSDDYRARFWYRRSTTD
- the AURKA gene encoding aurora kinase A isoform X1, encoding MDRNMKENHAAYPGRAAKVKVANPIGDAPKRVPVSQHSAQSCSLTSGAPARVLCPANFTQRVPVQPQKPVLSTQKLPSHQTAQQPRPKVPQQAPVRPQAASKGTEKPPQAAAPAQNPEAESTSKQKTEETKKKSEETKKRQWSLDDFEIGRPLGKGKFGNVYLAREKQSKFILALKVLFKTQLEEAGVEHQLRREVEIQSHLRHPNILRLYGYFHDVTRVYLILEHAPRGEVYRELQRLTKFDEQRTATYITELADALSYCHSKRVIHRDIKPENLLLGSNGELKIADFGWSVHAPSSRRTTLCGTLDYLPPEMIEGRTHDEKVDIWSLGVLCYEFLVGKPPFETKTYQETYRAISRVEFKFPPFVTEGARDLISKLLKHNPFHRLPLKDVLLHPWITANSTKIPTSRKSDGAAPSKT
- the AURKA gene encoding aurora kinase A isoform X2, with translation MDRNMKENHAAYPGRAAKVANPIGDAPKRVPVSQHSAQSCSLTSGAPARVLCPANFTQRVPVQPQKPVLSTQKLPSHQTAQQPRPKVPQQAPVRPQAASKGTEKPPQAAAPAQNPEAESTSKQKTEETKKKSEETKKRQWSLDDFEIGRPLGKGKFGNVYLAREKQSKFILALKVLFKTQLEEAGVEHQLRREVEIQSHLRHPNILRLYGYFHDVTRVYLILEHAPRGEVYRELQRLTKFDEQRTATYITELADALSYCHSKRVIHRDIKPENLLLGSNGELKIADFGWSVHAPSSRRTTLCGTLDYLPPEMIEGRTHDEKVDIWSLGVLCYEFLVGKPPFETKTYQETYRAISRVEFKFPPFVTEGARDLISKLLKHNPFHRLPLKDVLLHPWITANSTKIPTSRKSDGAAPSKT